ggtaagtaaggaaggtcacttatctggcaggtTCCTGGAACCTTGAAATACTTTGGggaacctcaagagaagagaggaattcacccaaatctaaggtattgcaggtGAAGCCTGATGACAAATCTTTGGTTTGGCTTTTCTGGCTgagagaggcctttaaagttcaacctgagattcctcataaaaagttccagcaaagcagatttaaaagagcctatgtGATCAatggctattcttgctgtacttatgtaaatactTGAATTAAGTTTTATTGAAATGAGGCTTATTTTGCAAATTAATAAGCCTTaattggctatctttggtaaaaatgagggtggttttagagagaaaaattatgtttcagtagaaactatgATACatattcatggatattagattctagttctgttaattgcctttgaggtttttgtttgtaTCTGTTTACTgaactggatcctaaattcttctagtctcttgaaatgtctggctacaaatctccaaactaacaaTTTCAATGTTTTCCCATTATTTTCACTTGGAATCATTAAGAACTGAACCTGCCTTTTcccctgaagccttgcaaactgaagctggaggacttgatataaacttacgagagattcatgtctgttgctgtgtaagcccCTCAAAAAGAACTTGAATGCCTAGTGACATCATCAgggacatttcaaactgcaaaagatgctttggcCCTGACATCTAGAATCTTCTTGACTGGCTaccccctgggctcagaaactggtttatcaTCTGCTCCCACCATTaaccttcttttccttttgtctctctagaaatacatattaaatacttGATTACTTACTTACCCAATATACGCCTAACTTTGGAAGCCCACCTGTATCACCATCTTACGAAGAGACTGGTTtaatgagatggaacaacctaTGCCCCTCATCAACACTATGTCCCTCAAGATAGagggacaaaaaacaaaaagagggaatTGAAACCAGCTCAACACAATGCTGAcctaagggaagccatattgtagaaaagagaccatccTGTAACTTTGAATAACCTCTGAATAACTAACCTAGTTGTATTTGCACCCTCTAGGAGATTCACCTGTTTGGTAGATTTTATGATCCCTGCTTGTGCACatacctcccagctgtgataagataATAACtgtgttcttttgagttccttaggaatgtgatcaCCCCCAAACAGAGAATCTATGCTGAaagccatcatcaatgaaaacggaaagatctggtgtggtgactcccagtctgtaataccagagggtcaacattcctaacctcCTTTACTAGAGCCCACTGGCccatataactgcttcaagattctgtgccccctttAAGacggttcttttggacattagtcagccatcttccctcttactagaaagctgtaataaaatgccctttctctgccaccatcttgcctcttgacgattgTCTTTTGTCTTCTGGTGAGCAGATTGtgccctttgtgtggtaacagTCACCACTGAGAACTATGATCCTTCACACAAAAGCTCTCTGAGCAAAGCAGGGGTCCTGAAAGAGTAATTATTTTGCCAACACAGAAACAGGCCGCTCCACAGAAAAGAAATGCTGAAGTCCTTAGGATGTGGTGAGCCTGCCCTCAGTTCATGAGTCCATGAAAGTTCAGGAAGAGGCCTCTGTCACTCTGGAGGAGAGGGTGGTCCTAGATGTGATGTGTACCTTGTGATTGAGGCAGTGCTCGGAAAATAAATTATCTTGGATTCAAATATCCACACCCAAATGGTGTGAAAGAAAAAGCTCCTGAAAAGAACTGGGACTCCAGCAGGGGGCTTTGGTACAGCCTGAGGGGCAGCATAGGCCTCCAGCAAGAAAATAGTGCAAAGAAAGGAGAATGTCTATGTTAGTCCTGACTTTGGCCCCAGGGAAGCATAACCACATGGATCTGCATGAATAAGTTCTAGAAGGAAGAGCTACATCTGAGAAGTTCATTCACTCATAATCATCAGCCTCTGCTGTGAATCAAACAGTAAATGAAATCCAATCCTTGGTTCTAAAGAACTTAATTGCCAAAGGTGGTCTGGTAAATCCCTCAACAAATACAGACACCATTGGGGCTGAGAGAGCCTGCCCTCCTATGTAAAGTGAGGAGAGCAAAATGGAGCCTAAAATCAGGGCTAAAAATGTGTCATAGACAGAAAAGACAATACTTACATatgaaaaagtgtgtgtgtgtgtgtgcgcgtgtgtgtgtgagagtatTTATATATCTACATCACTCTGACTTTAGGACAAAGACCTTTCTCATTTGATTGATGAGTATCCATTCAGATTGGCACATCTGAAGTTTACTGGGAAAATTAAACTTCGATTGCAAAACTAATAGTTTGGATTGATGACGTCTTCTTAGACCACATGGAgaatatgtaaatgaaaacaaaaaaggaagtaaaactgtagagaaatgtttagaaaatgaaaattatggtGTTCCCTATTTAACGGCCATGCTTAGAATGAATGTCATCAGAGAACCTTGGGTCCAAAGTTCAGAGACACCCAGCTCAGCCAGGCCAGCAGCACCCTCGTTTTCCCCATGGCCCTCCTGCTCTCTCTATTGACGGCCCTGGTGGTGATCAGTTATGGCCCTGGTGGAGCTCTGGGCTGTGACCTGCCTCAGAACCACATCCTGGTTAGCAGGAAGAACTTCGTGCTTCTGGGCCAAATGAGCAGAATCTCCTCCATAATCTGTCTGAAGGACAGAAAAGACTTCAGGTTCCCCCAGGACATGGTGGATGGCAGTCAGTTCCAGAAGGTCCAGGCCATGTCTGTCCTCCACGAGATGCTCCAGCAGACCTTCAACCTCTTCCACACAGAGCGCTCCTCTGCTGCCTGGAACACGACCCTCCTGGACGAACTCTGCACTGGACTCCTTCGGCAGCTGGAAGACCTGGACACCTGTTTGGAGCAGGAGATGGGAGAGGAAGAATCTGTCCTGGGAACTGTGCGCCCTACACTGGCCGTGAAGAGGTACTTCCGGGGGATCCATCTCTACCTGAAAGAGAAGAACTACAGTGACTGTGCCTGGGAGATTGTCAGAATGGAAATCGTGAGATCCTTCTCTTCATCAACAGACTTGCAAGAAAGGTTAAGAATGAAGGATGGAGACCTGGGCTCACCTTGAAAAGATTCTTCTCGACTACTGTGCCATGTCACCCTTGCACATAGTTTTGCTCATTTCGAAAGGCTCCTACTTCTGCTTTAGTCACagaatttattgaattaattcaGCTGAAAGTTTGTCAGTAGTATTAAGAAAGAAtgtgttaaaaatattcaaatcctgtgGTACCTGTAAGAGATGACTGCCctgatgtatttatttattatttgtgtttatttacttattcttgCATCTTatcatatttatgtatttttatataactgATATTTGCCCTTACAttatagtaaaatttaaaaaacatgttcatcttttcttttcgttaaatttgcattttatttattaaattcttatcAAGGAAAACTTCTTgagttttttattcttaaaacctaaatctttattttttctatataaatctACCTCAAAATAGTATTTGTCTATTCAGTCCCATGGGACTGTCCTATCAATTGTCAGAAAATGCCTGTCAAAAGCTGGAATTCCCTGAATGCTcacacacagctggtgggaatgcaaactggtgcagtcactatggaaaacagtttggagattcctcaaaaaactaaaaatagaaataccgtatgacccagctatcccactactgggcatctaccaaaacaaattgaaatcaacaatccaaagtaacatatgtacccctctgttcattgcagcactattcacaatagccaagacatggaaacaatacAAGCGCCCATTGacaaatgattggataaagaagacatggtacaTATAtgcaatgcaatactactcagccatggaaaaagacaaaatcatcccatttgcaacagcatggttgaacctggagggtattatgctaagtgaaatcagccagactgagaaagacaaacaccttatgacttcactcatatgtggaatataaacaaatgtatggactaagaaaacagtttagtggttaccaggggaaggggggtggggggtgagcccaggggtgaaagggagcacttatgtggtgacggACAAGAAAGAaagtacaaccgaaatttcacaatgatgtaaactattatgaactcaattaaaaaaactgtaaaaataaaaatataaactttattttagcATGAAAAAAAGCTGGAATTCCATGGGATTGAGAGGAGTCCTGGAACATACGGAAACCGTCAGTTCTTATGTCAGAGGTGATTTATGCTCAGACAGCAAACAGTAGCAAGGGTAAATATCTGAGAGAAGGAGTCACCTCCTAGAGTGAAGCGAGAAAGAGACGTGGTATTTGTTGGCTGATCCTGGTACCTGTGCTCTTCCTCCCGGCCCCTCCCCGGCCCTGCTTATGGAGTCCCTTCCCTCCCTTACACAGTCTCTTCACGCCCTCCACCTTACTGTCCATCCACAGGGTGCTCTGGTTCTGTTGTGCTTTCTAGCCTCAAGGTTTCCGCTCCCTGTAGCGGAAAGCTACAGGGAGAGAGCAAAAGTTCAATGACAGCTCTAAGTTTTTCAAAACTCTTGTAGGCAGATTTGTTTCTGTGAGTGTCCTGATGAATAGTTTTGGTCCCTGAGGGAATGCCCCTGTTTCAGTGATGAAATAGgcactgaaaggaaaaggaatcagtaaaaggaaaagaaaaggaaaaaaaaaagagtaaaagtaaaAGGAATCGGCTGAACCCCGTTGACCCTGGGGGCTAATGAAACCCTCCTATGGAACGTGCACCCCTGGTGGCCACGTGTGACAGGTCTGTGATCAAAGGTGGGAGACAGGCTTCTCTTCCATGCACAACTCCTACCCCTTCCCGGGGACTCATCTCCAAAAGCAACAATAGGCCTTTCTGGCAAGAATTGATCTAATACTGGAATATGACAGTTTCTTAGCTTTTATCGTCACAAAAAGAACAAGTTGACA
The DNA window shown above is from Equus asinus isolate D_3611 breed Donkey chromosome 23, EquAss-T2T_v2, whole genome shotgun sequence and carries:
- the LOC106824783 gene encoding interferon omega-2-like, translating into MALLLSLLTALVVISYGPGGALGCDLPQNHILVSRKNFVLLGQMSRISSIICLKDRKDFRFPQDMVDGSQFQKVQAMSVLHEMLQQTFNLFHTERSSAAWNTTLLDELCTGLLRQLEDLDTCLEQEMGEEESVLGTVRPTLAVKRYFRGIHLYLKEKNYSDCAWEIVRMEIVRSFSSSTDLQERLRMKDGDLGSP